A window of the Lolium perenne isolate Kyuss_39 chromosome 7, Kyuss_2.0, whole genome shotgun sequence genome harbors these coding sequences:
- the LOC127315457 gene encoding uncharacterized protein, producing the protein MADPGFHSRADIPDHLREAVDRHISDMFPGEMHNDLRCKLREMWKTFFTSSMIRTGRVLVDQMRDMVSLLSIELKKQPCTCKGKEPDTKNDVGVDARPEIIRGVRVVSRPPSPDAPVDGTNEPFMDEDPEPDDYCIEECCLERGGPCTRKRKEPGTENVVGSSSMAQEDDAYADTDSDDCLELKELTGEGDVPVTALHRMLFADVLQAPMNYIEGSEKILEVGGKSVSWHNFYVAMKGGGFMDPSVMDVFLKCVDDGLDFLFIPSSLAHILDVDEADPIYLAASFAEHDLKYYVLDREEVYIACCDYSHWWVIFVDIHFRKFIVSSSLKLTESQMASTERICKSFKKLYNHLHGVEGLNISSFKIKVCGTPSCSEKSARRDCGIYAMRFIWIFKANFYPNVFKADIESFRQFFTGMMLTYDSPDYLSMK; encoded by the exons ATGGCAGATCCAGGTTTTCACTCTCGTGCGGATATTCCTGACCATCTTCGTGAAGCAGTCGATCGTCACATCTCAGATATGTTTCCTGGTGAAATGCATAATGAT TTACGTTGTAAGCTAAGAGAAATGTGGAAGACTTTCTTCACTTCCTCGATGATAAGAACGGGACGTGTTCTTGTTGATCAGATGCGTGATATGGTTTCTCTTTTGTCAATTGAGTTGAAGAAGCAGCCATGTACCTGCAAGGGAAAGGAGCCTGACACTAAAAATGATGTtggagtggatgcacgcccagaaatcatcaggggcgtccgggtagtctcaagaccacccagccctgatgcacctgttgaTGGTACTAACGAGCCTTTCATGGACGAAGATCCTGAACCTgatgattattgtattgaggaatGTTGTCTTGAGCGTGGGGGGCCATGTACTCGCAAGCGAAAGGAGCCTGGAACTGAAAATGTTGTTGGAAGTAGTTCTATGGCACAGGAGGATGATGCCTATGCAGACACCGATTCTGATGATTGTCTTGAGCTTAAGGAGCTAACTGGGGAAGGGGATGTTCCTGTAACTGCTTtgcatagaatgttgtttgctgatgtaCTTCAGGCTCCTATGAATTACATTGAAGG TAGCGAGAAAATACTTGAAGTTGGTGGAAAGTCTGTCAGCTGGCATAATTTCTACGTTGCTATGAAGGGTGGTGGTTTCATGGATCCTTCTGTTATGGATGTCTTTCTTAAGTGCGTTGACGATGGTCTTGATTTCTTATTTATTCCAAGCTCTTTGGCG CATATTCTTGATGTGGACGAGGCGGACCCTATTTATCTTGCTGCAAGTTTTGCTGAACATGATCTGAAGTACTATGTTTTGGATAGGGAAGAG GTCTACATTGCTTGTTGCGATTACAGCCATTGGTGGGTTATCTTTGTCGACATCCATTTCAGGAAATTTATAGTGTCTAGCTCACTGAAGTTGACTGAATCTCAGATGGCTTCTACTGAAAGAATT TGCAAATCATTCAAGAAACTTTACAATCATCTTCATGGTGTAGAGGGATTAAATATCTCATCGTTCAAGATAAAAGTTTGCGGCACCCCTTCTTGTTCAGA GAAAAGCGCGAGGCGTGACTGTGGTATCTATGCAATGAGGTTCATTTGGATATTCAAGGCTAATTTTTACCCAAATGTGTTCAAG GCTGACATCGAAAGTTTTCGACAGTTCTTCACCGGAATGATGCTCACTTATGATTCTCCTGATTATTTG TCAATGAAGTGA
- the LOC139833862 gene encoding protein FAR1-RELATED SEQUENCE 1-like codes for MFLEQYEVIQDKCLSALDKKKLTSTLKTAKLVTRHPFEKQALEQFTHEIFEKFQIEITNNTAFKVDGSLELGRHLRLKRIVKFYNHMEFKRELFDVTFDDEKKNFMCSCKKMQRDGIHCCHVIKAMVHMEINDLPESFVIKRWRKDIDMELATLGNVADSSCGDEILKFAGVMSHMAELCNKACPNDKAYNVMIQCMRDMETKVLVAIREDEGAKKLHDEETGSNETLRDPPMSDRRGTKRGHRMMPGSEKRQKTRQIKCGHCKTTGHNRTGCEALKAQIAAETAQAPAQAAAAAEAAASQQRYTSNTAHD; via the coding sequence ATGTTCCTTGAGCAATATGAGGTCATACAAGACAAGTGCTTATCTGCCCTGGACAAGAAGAAGCTCACATCAACACTGAAAACAGCAAAACTAGTAACAAGACATCCGTTTGAGAAGCAAGCTCTTGAACAATTCACACATgaaatattcgagaagttccagaTCGAGATCACAAACAACACGGCATTCAAGGTAGATGGATCACTTGAACTTGGTCGCCACCTGCGGCTGAAAAGAATAGTGAAATTCTACAACCACATGGAATTCAAAAGGGAGTTGTTTGACGTCACATTTGACGATGAAAAAAAGAACTTCATGTGTTCCTGCAAAAAGATGCAGAGGGATGGTATACATTGCTGCCATGTAATAAAAGCAATGGTTCACATGGAGATCAATGATTTGCCAGAGAGTTTTGTGATTAAAAGATGGAGAAAAGACATAGACATGGAACTCGCAACATTAGGAAATGTCGCAGATTCTTCTTGCGGAGACGAAATACTAAAGTTTGCCGGTGTGATGAGCCATATGGCAGAACTTTGCAACAAAGCGTGCCCAAATGACAAAGCATATAATGTCATGATTCAGTGTATGCGTGATATGGAAACAAAAGTGCTGGTAGCAATAAGAGAAGATGAAGGAGCTAAAAAACTACACGATGAAGAAACAGGTAGCAACGAAACATTACGTGACCCACCAATGTCCGACAGAAGAGGAACAAAAAGAGGACACAGAATGATGCCAGGTTCAGAAAAAAGACAGAAAACTAGACAAATAAAATGCGGACACTGCAAAACAACAGGACACAACAGAACAGGATGTGAAGCACTGAAAGCACAAATTGCAGCAGAGACAGCACAGGCACCAGcacaagcagcagcagcagcagaagcAGCAGCATCACAGCAGAGATATACAAGCAATACAGCACATGATTAA
- the LOC127315458 gene encoding protein FAR1-RELATED SEQUENCE 5-like, translating to MGSTDEETSASKETNQNEAYSSSQKHSTGESNSPSEEQASKQETKEELKDDDPEINPDPPTKMEEEMDNMFSTDDYPAVEEIMSAAIPKEGARFKTRDDAFYRYALYARKEGFAVKKFSSKRSGKNGEIYMRMFACNKEGCTNKDAEPSSQRRTNILLKTGCKARIIVRQFDGYWYIKKVNLEHNHLLEPTDYLIRFAHCHKRMTDLDRRLIHLLQMGRLPPRKMMLIFRSIRGKFRGIPFDAVDLSNIKSQQQQIEKDHDIQKCLERFKTLQKTVPGFYHAMEIDNEKRVRSLFWMDAMCVMNYKLFGDYISFDTTFSTNKYGLPFVPIVGVNNHGSTVLFAVALLKDQTTETFIWVLETFVQAMDGKEPKTIIIDQDKAMKKEIQTVLKSTTHRNCYYHIVTKMSQKESTFFAKNSGLSEMLMYIAKNAFTPDEFEMGWNKVIKDYNAGGEKHLSKLFRIRHRWVPAYFMDKFYPFSSSTGRSESTNNMWKCYSQRHVF from the coding sequence ATGGGAAGTACCGACGAAGAAACAAGTGCGTCAAAGGAAACAAATCAAAATGAAGCTTATTCATCATCGCAGAAACACAGCACAGGAGAATCAAACTCGCCCTCGGAGGAACAAGCTTCTAAGCAAGAAACTAAAGAAGAACTGAAGGATGATGATCCAGAAATAAATCCAGATCCTCCAACAAAGATGGAAGAGGAAATGGACAATATGTTCAGCACAGATGACTACCCAGCAGTTGAAGAGATTATGAGTGCAGCTATACCAAAGGAAGGTGCCCGTTTCAAAACAAGAGACGATGCATTCTATAGATACGCTCTGTATGCAAGAAAGGAAGGATTTGCAGTGAAGAAGTTCAGCAGTAAGAGATCAGGAAAAAACGGAGAAATCTACATGCGAATGTTCGCATGTAACAAGGAAGGATGCACAAACAAAGATGCCGAACCATCGTCGCAGAGGAGAACAAATATACTACTGAAGACTGGTTGTAAAGCACGCATAATTGTAAGACAATTTGATGGATACTGGTACATCAAGAAGGTTAACTTAGAACACAACCACCTGCTGGAACCAACAGACTATCTAATTAGGTTTGCACACTGTCACAAAAGGATGACTGATCTCGACAGGAGATTAATTCATCTACTACAGATGGGACGTCTGCCACCAAGGAAGATGATGTTAATCTTTCGGTCGATCAGAGGGAAATTCCGTGGAATACCCTTCGATGCTGTTGATCTAAGCAACATAAAGAGTCAACAACAACAAATAGAGAAGGACCATGACATCCAGAAGTGCCTGGAACGCTTCAAGACACTCCAGAAAACAGTACCTGGTTTCTATCATGCCATGGAAATAGACAACGAAAAAAGAGTTCGCAGCCTATTTTGGATGGACGCAATGTGCGTAATGAACTACAAGCTATTCGGTGACTATATATCTTTCGACACAACTTTCAGCACAAATAAGTATGGATTACCATTTGTTCCTATAGTTGGGGTGAATAATCACGGCTCCACAGTACTGTTTGCCGTTGCTCTGCTGAAGGATCAAACAACAGAAACATTTATATGGGTTCTGGAAACATTTGTTCAGGCCATGGATGGAAAAGAACCAAAGACAATAATAATAGACCAGGACAAAGCAATGAAGAAAGAAATACAAACAGTTCTAAAGTCTACAACCCACAGGAACTGCTACTACCACATCGTGACCAAGATGAGTCAGAaagagagcaccttctttgcaaAAAACTCAGGACTGTCGGAAATGCTAATGTACATTGCGAAGAACGCATTCACACCAGATGAGTTCGAAATGGGATGGAATAAAGTGATAAAGGATTACAATGCTGGCGGAGAAAAACACCTAAGCAAGTTATTCAGGATAAGACACAGGTGGGTACCAGCGTACTTCATGGATAAATTTTACCCATTCTCATCAAGCACAGGAAGGAGCGAGAGCACAAATAACATGTGGAAATGCTATAGCCAAAGACACGTATTCTGA